ACACATACAGAAACAAACTTGGTACTGGACTTCATTCATCTATTTTTAAGATCACTAAGTAACTACAACAGAATCAGATACATATTTACAACAAATAAAAGGCATACAAATCAATCAGCACTAAAGGGTAGCAAAAAAATCCAGACCAAACAGAAGAAAGCAACAAGTTGATGAGGCTTCATTTGGAACTCAGAATACAATTCAGTGGCAATTGAAGTCCTGGATTTTCTTGTTGGCCAAACTAATATTCAAGCTGCAATTCATCTCCCCAGTTCTTCTTTTCTTCACCATACCAACCATACTGACCTTCCCACTAATCTTTGTATAGCTCTTCAAACCCAAAACCCCTGAGCTAATATCATTGCCTACTTCTTCAACCTTTACCTCCACCACAACACTAACCATCTTGCTCTTTCTCAACTTAATAGAACCTTTAGAAATTGTGCCTTGACCAACTGTAACACCCCCATAGGAAATAACCACAGCACTTTCATCATACTTGAACCCACCCCAGTTCTGATTCTTGATCAGAATTTCTTGACTCAGACTCATGTTGATGGTGGAGGGCGTACTCACCAATCCCACGTTCAGATTCTCCACAATAGTTGAATCCAACTTGATGTTCGGATCTTTAAAGCGAAAGAGAGTGAGGCAAAGCACACCTAGAACAACAATCTGGAGCAGAACAACTGCGATTGCAATCCCACAGTACTTGATTCTTCTCCTCCCTCTAGTCATAACCTTTGGAGAAAGAATTCGCAGCTCTTCGTCTTCTACTTCTAGTACTCTCCTCGAACCATTAATGAGTTGATTCGTACGTAGATGATGCTCTTTCTTCTCCTCCTCCATGTTTGAGTTCTTGAGAAGCTGAAGATGGCGGAAGAGGGTGCTATTATCTTTGTTGCTCTAATATGTTGGAGCCAAAAATAAAAGGGATTGAAGAAAATTTATTGAACGCGTACATGGCTTTGAAGGTTCTGTTGTGAAACATACAAAGAAGCATACATGTCCTGCTTGGAGATTGGTACTTTGGTATTCAACAAAGAACGATGGACTTGTTTGCAGGGTAATTGACTTTGACATTAGCCATTGGAAGTCTTACAGATCATCAGGCTTAAATTATTCAACTCATGTATTCAAAATATATTAGAAAAATTGTCATATGTAGTGATTGAAAAATTCTTCTTAAAAGCTTAACAACCACCACAAGGAAATTAACTGGTGCAGATTATGAAGTTTAATATTTTTAAGGCAAAATGAGGAACAGGTGGAGATAGCTATATGGTCGAAGCTAATGATCAAAACAGAGAAGCATATAGTTTGTGACATCGTCATAAAATAGAAAACAGAAAAATAAAAAGAATGGAGATGCGGGGTATCGATCCCCGTACCTCTCGCATGCTAAGCGAGCGCTCTACCATCTGAGCTACATCCCCATTTGACGAGAAGAGACAATATGTATAATAAATTATCAACAAAAAATTGGGTTTTCCAAGCTGTGCAATCAAAACTTTTCACACGTAAAATATCACCATGCCACCAGAAGAACATAGTAAAGTAAAACAACTGGAGACGGTAGAGCCTTGAACAGACAAGGTCTTAACCGGAACGGAATCCGTACAGTCCCAAACATCAAGTGAACCATCGGTCAGTGTCGCATCTATAAAAGGCCCCGACGACGAGGTCAGTCCAAATAGTTGGTTATTGTGAAACAAGATATCAACGTAGTTGTAGCCAGGGGTTAATGCCACACCCGCCAGCTTGGTCCATTGACTCCATTCATATCAGGGTAA
Above is a window of Fragaria vesca subsp. vesca linkage group LG7, FraVesHawaii_1.0, whole genome shotgun sequence DNA encoding:
- the LOC101303168 gene encoding uncharacterized protein LOC101303168 codes for the protein MEEEKKEHHLRTNQLINGSRRVLEVEDEELRILSPKVMTRGRRRIKYCGIAIAVVLLQIVVLGVLCLTLFRFKDPNIKLDSTIVENLNVGLVSTPSTINMSLSQEILIKNQNWGGFKYDESAVVISYGGVTVGQGTISKGSIKLRKSKMVSVVVEVKVEEVGNDISSGVLGLKSYTKISGKVSMVGMVKKRRTGEMNCSLNISLANKKIQDFNCH